The window AAACACATTATAATTGATATCAGCTCATTCAAAAAAAGGATTTAAGGCTTATGGCGCAGGGGAAAAAGGGCGTAGATACTGACCAGATGATTAAAATCATGACAATAGGCATCATTGCGACGCTTGTAATTGTCATAGTGATAGGTGTTTTTGTCGGACTGAAATACATTATGCCGGAAAACGGGGGAAGCCTGTTTTCTTCACAGGAGGACAACGGGGAAAATTATCCGTCTTCGTATCCCGACAACCCGTACACCCCTTCACCCGGCAACTCCCAGGGCAGTTCACCGGAAACAGAAGGTACAGGTGTAAGGGATTCGGCGGTTGTGATTAACGGCTTCATACCTGACGACCCGGTTTTCAATAATACGGATTTTGACACCAAAACACCTCCCGAACAACCAATAGAAATTGAAAGACTTCAGACTCTTTACCAGGACTCTATTTCAATGAAATATACTGCCATGAGCATAAAGGCGACAGCCGGAAAAGGCCCTCTCGTGATATACTATGATGTTACAGATACCGTCATAGGCCCTAACGAGACTGAAATAAACCCTTACTTCTCATTTTTAAATATAAATGTAACAGACTACAACACCGGCGAACCGGTTGCAGAAGGGGGGTATGCACGCCAGTACAGCGTAGAAGATGAACAGTCGATAAAAATATATCAGGCAGGCGTATTCAGGATCAATATCTACGGAAACGGACTGGACGTCGACCTTAAAGTAAAGTCAGGCATCCCGAAGGATTCAGGTTCGCTGACAGAAATATCCGGTGAAAACACTGTTGGAGAATACCCCGAAGACAGCGTGTGGTGACCATTTAATGCCTGACACAACTGAAAAAATTCATGAAGCCTTCAAAAGCAGAGAACCGGAAAAAACCGGTACAGGAGAATACGATTCAACAAAACTTCAGAATTCTGAAAAGACAAATATTTCGGACAATAAATCAGCTGACCTTATATCGGCCATGAAAAGCACTTCTGATAAAATAAACGGCAGATTAAAATCAGTATCCGGTGCAGGCCTCAAATTAAAGACAAATATATTCAAACAGGCTTCAGGGGAGACAAAAGAAGAAGACAAAATCAAAAAGAAATCCGATCTTAAAACCGTTTTCGGGATGAAAACAAAGAAGGAAACAGAAGCCGGAAAAACAGGCGTCAAACAGAAATTTGACCTGAAAAAATTTCTCGGGTTCAAAACTGATGAAGATGAAGAAGAGCTTTTCCATAAAATAACATGCCCTTTAAAGCCCGAAATAAAGCCGGGACAGATTCCGGACTCATATGAAATTCTTGACACATACTGGCTCAACCCCCCCGAAGCATACGCCGTGATAGTTAAAGACGAAAAAAACAACAACCAGTACCTTGTATTCGAGCCGAAAATTACAGAAAAGGACCTTTTAATACTGGAAGAGACCGATTCGCAGCTAAGATCAATACTCCTGTATGATTCGAAAGTGAAAAAAGAGAATATAAATCTGGATTTTGACCTCGTCGGAAGAATTGCAAAAAGTCTGGACCCTAAAATAAACGACGAGAGGGTAAACGTAATCTATTACTACCTGAGAAGAAATTTCAACGGCTACGGAAAGCTTGACCCCCTGATGCATGACGAAAATATAGAGGATATCACGTGCAACGGACCTGACATTCCCGTATTCATATTCCACAGAAAATACTCGAACCTGCCTGTAAACATCATTTTTGAGACACGCGAACTGAACAAGTACGTGCTTAAAATCGCTCAGAAAGCAGATAAACAGCTTTCCCTTACGGCTCCTCTTGTAGACGCAGCACTTCCCGAAGGTGCACGTGCACAGATTACCTATACTGACGTCGTCTCCTCTAAAGGGAGCTCTTTTACAATCAGAAAATTCAAGGCAGACCCGATGACTCCGGTAGACCTAATCGACTACGGGACATACGACCCCGAAATCCTTGCCTTCATCTGGCTTTGCGTTGAGAACAGGAAAAGTGCAATCGTTGTCGGCGGAACAGCGAGCGGAAAGACTTCAATGATGAATGCGTTCTCGCTTTTCATCCCGCATTTTGCAAAAATAGTCTCAATCGAGGATACAAGGGAGATTCAGATGCCTCACAAGAACTGGCTTCCGATGAAGACAAGGGAGAGCGCCTCTGAATCAGGAAAAGGAAACGTCGACATGTTCTCCCTTCTTAAAACCGCACTGAGGCAGAGACCTGAATATATAATAGTCGGCGAAGTCAGGGGAGCAGAGGCACAGACACTGTTCCAGGCGATGAATACCGGGCATACCACATATTCAACCCTTCATGCTGGAGGAGTGGAACAGGCGATAAACAGGCTTACCACGAACCCTATTAACGTGCCTGTCGCAATGTTCGGGGCTTTGGACCTCTTCATAATCCAGCAGCTCCAGTACATCGGCGGAAGAATGGTCAGGAGGTGCATAACAATAGACGAGGTCATCGCTGAAAAGGGGGACATCAGGTACAACGTCTTATACAAATGGAACCCTGTCGAGGACAGCTTCAGGAAGATCTACACTGATTCAAAAATAATAAACGACATCTCGTACAGCCACGGCTGGACAAAGGAAGAAACGCTGAAACAGATTGAAATAAGAAAGAAAGTCCTTGAAGGTCTTCTTAAGCACGGAGTGAGAAGATCGGACGAGATAACGGCAGTGTTCGACGAATTTACAAAGAGCGGGAAATATGAGTTTGAGGAATAATTCTATTTTAAATACCCTGAATACCGATGATTTCAGGCGCTCTCTAAGTGCTTCGCACCTGCCTATAACGCCGAAAGAGTACCTTTTGATAATCGTTCTGGGGACAATGTTTGCAGGAATTGTCTATGTACTGGCAATAAACCTCATTATTCTTCTTGAACTTGATATAAACCCCATATCATTTCTTCCTCCTGAAATTTCCGCCATACTATTTTTCCTCATAGCAGTCGGGGGAATATTTCTTTTCGCCTACATGTACCCGCAGATGGTCGCAGCCGGGAGAAAGACAAGAATCGAGCTTGACCTGCCGTATGCAATAACCTACATGCAGGCCCTGTCAACCACGATGACTCTTTTTTCAATCTTTAAAAGCGTCAGCGAAGCCGACGACCTCTACGGTGAAGTCTCAAACGAGTGCTCAATGATTGTAAGAGATGTCGAATATTTCGGAGACGACCTTTTAACAGCGATGAGAAATACCCAGGACTGCACACCTTCAGAAAACTTCGCCGAGCTTTTAAACGATCTCGCAATGGTATTTAAGACCGGAGGAAGCATGACCGACTTCTTTGCGTCAAAGTCAGCCCATTACCGCGAGACCGCAATGCAGGAGCTGGAAAACACACTGAAGACGATGGAGATTATGGCCGAAATCTACGTAACGGCCTTTGTCGCGGGACCTATCGCAATAATGATAATGATAGTTGCGCAAAACCTCTCGGGCCAGACCACGGTCGACATGCTTGAGCCCCTGATGTACATCGGCCTTCCGATAGGGGCGAGCGCAATGATCTTTATCCTCTACATAATGATGCCGCCTGACAGTCTCCAGATAAGCAGAAAAGAGACCATCCAGTCCGAATATGCAGATACCAAAATCGATGAGGAAAATATAGAAAAACCTGACGAAAAGTTCCTGAAGAATCTGCAGTCCAAAAAGCAGATCATAAAGATTAAGGATGTGCTGAAAAACCCCCTGAGATACTATGTCTCGGACTACCAGTACGGCCTGATATTCGGTATGCTTGCGGCGGGTGCCACCGCGTACCTTTACATGAACGGCTACATTGCAGAGATGTTCCCGAAGTACACGTTTGAGGTTTTTATATGCATACTTATCTCTGCGTTCATGTTTCCTGTCGCATTTGCATATGAGGCCAGAAGCTGGTACCTGAAAAAATTTGAGTCGCAGCTTCCCGGGTTCTTAAGGGAAATATCCGATATGAAAGACATGGGGATGACTCTTCAGAGTGCAATTCACATAATCGCCCAGAGCAAAATCGGCGTACTTACATCAGAAGTGAAAATCGCTTCCGAAGAAATCAAGATGGGGACGAGCGTCTCGAACGCTCTCTACAAACTTGAAGAAAGAATCGGGCTTGTATCAGTAAAAAGGGCTATATCCCTTGTTATAAAAGCAAGCGAGATAACCGACCACTTAAGGGAAATCCTTGCAATAGCAATAGGAGACCTCGAGCATTTCCTTAAGATGAAAAACGAGCGTTTCGGTGTGTCCTTTATCTATGTCGCCATAATCTACCTGTCGTTCGGCATTTTTCTGTACTCCGCGTACGAGCTTAACGTCTCATTTGTCCAGAGTTTCATGGACTTTGACATAACCTTCAACCTCGACCAGAATATACAGGAAATGTTTCACATATCAATTATCCTCGGGCTTTTTTCGGGAATTATGGCAGGGCAGCTGAGCTCAAACAATGCACTTGCAGGGCTTAAACACAGCATAATCTTTCTCGCTGCATCGGCCGCCCTCTTTTCGGTGATAATACAGGTTTAAAAATCATTCCGGGATGAAAAAAATGAAAAAAAAACTGGTAAACTGCGAGGACGGCGTATCACCCATAATAGGAGAGATGCTGATGCTAAGCCTTGTCCTCATACTTGTATCGCTCTTTGCAGTATCTGTATCACAGTATATCCCTGACGACAGGGAGCCGTCGGTCAACCTGATGATAGGTGACAACACATCCGATAACGGCCAGAATATAACCTTGTGGCACAAGGGAGGGGACACTCTTGCAAAGAGGGACATGAAAGTTATATTTTCAAACGACAGCCTGCGGTACATTGTGCCCCAGGGGAATATCACAATCGACAAAAATGTAAACCAGACCAATTTTATGCCCGGTGACAACATGGAAGTCGGAACAGGGCATAATATCACCGGATTTGATGTCCAGGTAGTCGTATCAAAGTCCGTTGTCTTCTTCGGGAGGGTAAACAATTGAAAAGGCGACAAAAAGACGAAGATGCTGTCGCTCCTGTAATAGCCGGTCTTTTGGTTCTTGCAATCATCGTCACGGCAATGTCGGTATACTTCAACACATACGTCCCGTCGCTTAAGGCCGAAGCGGAAATTGAACACCTCTCAGACGTCCAGAGTGAATTTTTGTCCTTTTCGTCAGACCTTGAAAACGCTGTCTGGAAAAAGTCGGAAGGAAGCATAAGCAGAAACTTTGAGCTCGGCGGGGGAGACGTTTTTCTCTCGTCGATAAAATCAGGAGGGATTCTTTCGGTTGAAAACAGTTCTGAACTCTTCGGGTTTAACGTTACATACGAAAGTCCCCCCGACAGTGAACCCGTAATACCTCAGACGACCCATGATTTCAACTCATCACTTGTAGACTTTTCATATACGCCGCTGAGCAATTTCTGGCAGGACCAGGGATATAAATGGCAGTATGGCTACGTGAACCTTACAACCGAGTACGGGGAAGAGACGCCTTTGCAGTACACAGACATGAAAAAAGTCCTTGACGAAATAAACGAGTCCGGCTTTTTTTCGTCATTTTTTGACCTTGACTGCCAGTCAGAACAGATGTTCGATGAAAGCGGGACCGTCCAGCCAGGTATAAACTGCACCGAAGTTACCCTGAATATAGTAAGCCTGAAACAGGGGAATGACTACTACACCAGTGGAAACGGTGTCGCAGCATTAAGACTTAAAACCAGTATAAACGAATCCAGAATATACAACGCAACTATGGTCAACTTTACAATATACGACTCAGGGGTCTCTGAAATAAACTACACGGTAAATAACAGCATAATAAAAAAACTCAGTTCCCTTTCAGGAAGGGGATTTAACAATGTGATAGTACCACTACCTGAGAATGAAGGCGATCCTTTGGGGATAGAATTCACGTATCCGGTTGATATTGCCATAAAAGAGACGGATATAGAAATATCCGCGTCATGATACTAAATATATCTTTATTTATTTCTCTTTTTGATATTTGCTTTCCTGAAAAAATCAGAAATTTCGTTTTGCATCAGAGACGATGTCTTCGACTGACTTTATCAGTTTTTCACCGGCTTTTCTGGCCTTCTTTTCAACGGATTTTCTTCCACTTTTAGTTCCGATAAGGGTATTTGCCAGGTTCACGACGCTGTCAACAGCTTTTTTTACGGATTCCGCGGCTTCTGATACGAGCCGGTCTATGTCACCATCATACCCGGCATTTGTCGTATCCTCACCGGGTGCTCCTGAATTTTCCGAATCTTCGCTTTCGTACGAGACAGGGATATAGGCTTCTTCCGGCTTGTCGTTTTTTTCAAGGGGCTTTTCATTATCTTTCAAAGGCGTGTCGTCAATCCAGACTCCCTTTTCAAAATGTCCCTTTTTTTCTTCCATATCAGAACTTTTTCGGCGCTTTTGTATAAATAGATATTAGTCGGCAAAAGGCATACCTTTGATACGCTGCCATCAGAAGGTATGAAACTGCAATTTTGCGGAAAAAAAGCACAGGATAAAAATCTCATATCCAAAATACCCGGAAAAGGTTAAGATTTAAAAAAAGGCAGGAAGAAATGTTTTTTGTCCGGTAACCGTTATTTTAACGGATGAAGACCGGAGCACAGACATCCCTTTTTGCGTCATCAACATAACTTACGGAGACATCAACGCCATAAGCTTTCTTCAGGTTGTCCTTTGTTATAACATCGCATGCATTACCGATTGCTATGAACTTTCTGTCATGCATGACGGCGACCTTACTTGATATCATAAAGGCATGGTCCGGAAAATGAGTACTCATAATTATTGCTATCCCTTCATCCGAAAGTCTGCTTATGGCCTTTAAAACACGGAACTGGTTTCCGAAATCAAGGTGGGAAGTAGGTTCGTCAAGAATCAGAATCTTTGCCTCCTGGGCGAGGGCACGTGCAAGCATAATCATCTGTCTTTCACCGCCGCTTATCTCGTTGATGTTTTTGTCCATAAGGTAGCCCACACCTAGCTTTTCGATGGCTTTTTTTGCTATTTCAACGTCCTTTTCAGCAGGCGAGGAGAGAAAAGAGAGATGAGGAGACCGGCCCATAAGGACAAAATCAAGGGTGGAGAACGGGAAAACAGTTTCATGGCCCTGAGGGACGTATCCTATAACCTTTGCAAGGTCCGGCAGTGAGTAGTCGTTTATATCTCTCTCCATTATGCTGATTGAACCGGAACGTACACTGTAAAAATTAATAAGGCATTTTATCAGCGTTGACTTTCCTATGCCGTTTCTACCGAGAATCGAGATTATGTCCCCTTTCTCAAGTGAAAAAGAGACGTTATCGAATATGTTCTCTTTGCCGTCATATGAAAAGGAAACGTTTTTTACATCAAGTATCACAGCCATCCCACCTTTTTCCTTGTCAGGAGATACGCAAAGAAAGGAGCTCCTATAAGAGCCGTGAGAATTCCTATAGGAATCTCGGTTTCAATCAGAGTCCTTGAGATGTCATCTACTATCAGGAGGTATGATGCACCGAGAAGAATTGATGCGGGAATAAGCTTTTTGAAGTCAGGACCTACGAGCATGCGGGCAATGTGCGGGATTACAAGGCCTACCCAGCCGATTATGCCTGAGATACAGACGCATGACGCGGTGATTACGGTTGCACACAGGATGATTACTCTCCCCAGGTTTTTCGTGTCTACACCGAGTGCACGTGCCTCCTCCTCGCTTACGGAAAGTATGTTTATTCTCCACCTGATAAGGTAAAGCACAAATCCCGCTATTAATATCGGGGGTGCGACAGAAAGAACGTCTGACATTGAAACAGACGAAAGGCTTCCCATAAGCCAGAATACTATCGCAGGGAGGGTATCATACGGGTCCGCTACATATTTGAGGGCCGACAGGAGAGCTGAAAACAGGGCGCTTATGATTATTCCCGATAATACCAGGACAAGAGTTCCCGAACCCTTGTACGCCTTTGCGATAAGACATGTCAGTGAAACCGCTGCAATCGCAAATACAAAGGCCGATACCTGGGTCATAAAAGACCCTGCATAGAGAAGTATTGCAAGGGCGGCACCAAAACCCGCACCTGATGCAACACCAAGAATGTCAGGCGATACAAGCGGGTTTCTGAAAAGGCCCTGGTATGACGCTCCGGCAATAGAAAGGCCCGCACCGATGAGCATTGCGGCAATCACCCTGGGAAGCCTTATCTGCATAATTACAGTTTCATTTATCGAATTGTATGTATTCTGAAGATTCAGGAAAGGAAAAAAGGTATCGGCAGTCTTCCCCGCAAGAACAGTCATTACATCCGAAGGGTCCATCATATATCTTCCCCAGAAAAGAGATATGAAGAATAAAAGGAACGGAACTACGTATATAGTGGCCTTTTTTAAAATATCCTTAACCCTTTCATCCAAAAAAAACGTGGATGAAATTCTTTTCCCGGTTATTTCAGCAGGGCATATCTCCTTTTTATTTTCATTTTTGTTCATCCGTAAACAGCCTCTCAATGACAATATCTGCTCATATTTTCTAATCGGAAAATTTTGTTTTTGTTGACTTCGCCTGACAAAAAAATTCAGGCTTTTTGGAAAACCTTTTATTTCCGCACAAATCCCGGCAGAACTGACCGTCCGGTGGGGTTTATGTAAAATAAAAGCAGAAATATGCCGGTTTTATCTTTCAAATCTTCCGGATTATTAATTTTCACTGCATTGTATATTTAATTATTGAAAAAAGTAAAATTAATCATGTTAACTTAACTGCGTCCTGAAAAACCGCTGCTCACCTGTAAATACCAGTCAACAGAATTCACCGATCATCACTTTCACGATGAACCGGATACATGTGGTATATCCCTTCGCAAAGGAATGAAATACAGCTGTTAAAAGTCGTATTCTTCCGGCGGTTATAAACAGGCATTGATATGTTGCTTTTGTACTTTGAATGCAGATGAATGCAAACTGCCAAAAAAAAGATTTTTGTTTTTTTTATTAGGAATAATTACAGTACTGCAAGCACTGAAACCATGTTGTGGGCGAATACAAATGCATACCACAGGATTATTGCGGCAAGCGCTATTGTCCCGGAATTTTTAAGCCTCGAATTTGAGTAAACCACTGCAAAGGCAATAATTGCAAAAACGGCCGACTTCACGGCTATATGAAAAATTTCCGTTCCTGCAACAGCCTTCATGAATATATTCAGTTCATAGCCGCCGTTCGAAAGGATGAACTGTGTAGTTGCGACATCAAGGCTGAAGAGGACAGCCAAGACTATAAGACCGCCTGCAACTGTAATGCTGAATCCTCCGGGATTATACAGGGGAGGACTTCTGATAGGCCATTCCATCTTTATCACGCCGTTCATGCAATATTTTTCCTGCACGGTGATTGACTACATAGCATATCAGATATAATCTTTTGCATTGCAGAAAAAATTTGCATAAAATAATCCAGGCTAATAATTACACAGTGTGAAAAAAATTAATCAGGTGCATATTACTGGCGTTACTAATCAAAAAGCGTAATCACTGCAAACAATTGAAGTTCAAATATATTTTAACCAACGCCCGAAATCAAATAGTATTATTTAAATAACGTATATTAATATCCGCACATTGATTTTGCAGAAATGTTATATACAGGAAATAAATTTAACAGGAAGAAGAGTAATTAACCTAAATTGATTAATTTAAGCCTAATATTAAGTATTATTCTAATTACATACTTAAACTGATGCGGTAATGCATCATTTTTGGTGAAACATAATGAATTCTGAAGACGCAGTCTCACCCGTTGTGGGAGTCATGCTGATGCTTGTCGTGACTATAATCATAGCAGCGGTTGTGAGCGGTTTTGCGGGCGGACTTATCGGTTCACAGGATAAGTCGCCGACGCTTTCCATGGATGTTACAATTGCAAACACGGGAAGCTATATAGGAAGCGGGTTTACTGCAACCGTTCTTGGTGTAAGTGAACCCATAAGTACTTCAGACCTGAAAGTTGTCACATCATGGTCAACGACTATGAAGGACAACACTGATCCTGGTCTTACACAGGCTCAAAAAAATATGGCCAATGGTGCTATCTTCACAGGTGGAAGTACCAGCCTTCCAAACAGTGCAAATGTAATATGCTGGGCAGGAATGAAGACAAATGCAATTACTAACTGGTCAACAGCACCTTTCGGTATTGGTGTAGGCATAAAAAACACTAACAGTGGTGACCCCATGGGAAACGCATCCAAAAGTTCCATAAACTCAACTAAAACCGGATGGTTTGGGCAGTACACATTAAAGGAAGGCGTAAGCATGTACGCTTATCCGTATGGAAGCAATTCCGGGATGGCAGTAGGGGGAGTTTCCGGAATGGCTGCCGACAGCGGCTACAACGGTGTAACACAGTACGCTTACACATTAGGACAGTATAACACAGGTCAGGCCGACCCGGTGCAGGCAGTTCTTGGATCCGGCTGGGAGCAGTTAAGAGCCGGAGATACTGTAAATGTCAAAATAATATACACACCGACGGGTGCAGCAATTTACAACAGCAACATAGCAGTGGAGGACTAAAAATGATGAAAAATAATGATTCGGCTGTGTCACCTGTTGTAGGTGTTATGTTAATGCTTGTTGTAACGATAATCATCGCAGCGGTTGTAAGCGGGTTTGCAGGAGGATTTGCACAGGGGCAGACAAAGGCGCCCCAGGCTACGATACAGGGAGAGTTCAGCACAACATCAGGCCTTAAAATCATCCACGCAGGTGGAGAGGCAATACCAACGACCGACATGGTAATAACCTTGAAAAACGGTCCAACGTTCGGTTCAAACCTTGAGGCAATGTCAACAAATGCATTAAACCTTGCAACAGTTACTGATTCAAACAGTGTACCTGTACAGTACTTTAACCCGGAGACAGGTGCTGTTGACGGTTACAACATTACATCGTTTAATCCCGGAGATACATTCTACGTAAATATCGCAAATTGTGACCCTGAAAAACTTCAGCCAACCGTAGCACCTTACGATGGAAAGAAAGGCTACAAAGTTAAATTCGACGGGACACATTACACATATGATGGATTTAAAACGTCATTCTGGAATTTATGCTTTGTAAATCAGGAAAACATAGGAAAGTCATTTTATCTTGATGTCAATGACAAAAGCAGTGGGACCCTCATATCACGTGCTGTTGTTACGATCAAAGGATAAGCATAAATTCAACCTTTCAACACCCTTTTTTTACAGGACAAAATTCGATGGAAAAAAGCAAATTTTAAAAAAATAATGATTTTTATTAAACTTTATAGTAATAAGACCCGTTGGCACAGTTTTTGCAGAGAACCTCTCCGTCGGGTGTTACAACTTCCTTTGAGTCGCGGACTATCTCATTGCACCTGCTGCATTTGACCATGCCGACCGTAAACCCCGGAAGGTCCGCATTTCGGAATGTCAACCTTCACCTTTTCGATACTGAAAAGCTCTGACTCAGGCGCGTCGATAAATACCTTCGGGTCGTCCTTCATTCCTTTCTGGCCTGCACCCTTCTCCCTTTTTGGTGACGTTACAGATACCCTTACGGCGTCCTCGGTGTCCATGTTTACATACGTTGCCGCAAAAGATACGGGAATTCTGAAAATACGAATACGATAAGTAATTTTTTCATCTATTCAGTATATTTATTAAAGATGAACTTTGGCAGCTTAGGTCCGAAAGAAGCAAAAATTCCCATATGGCTAGCATTTCTCAGTGCAGTGCTCTTTATAATATCAGGAATCGACTATTCGCTTACAGGAGTTTCTACAGGATATGTACTCGTCATAATAGGTCTGATTGTAGGAATCTCAGCCGCAAGAATGAAAAAAGGCAGTGCAAAAAATGCAGGAGACTCCTCACTGACAATACTTTTCTTCGGAATACTTAACATAATATCGTTTGTATTCATACTTTCCGGTGGATCAGGCGGTGGAATTGCGTTTTATTCAGGGCTGATTGCAGGTCTTGCCGCAGTTTTCGGCGGGTACCTGGGATACGCCGCTTCAAAGAGCAAAAACGCTTAAATCAGTATGAGTGTTTTTAACAGAGTCTCCCCCCGGGTAAAATTTATCATAAAGAAAAATAATGCCGGCCCGAAAAAAAGGAGTAATCTTTTTTTAGACTGGAACCAGTGATATGCATTAACCGGATTTTTATGCAATACCTGAAAATTTATAGCTGAAAAAAGGATTTTTTTAATGTATATTCCATGCGCATTCCGTATATGCATGATAAATATGTGAATCTTATCGATACGTTTAAATTCGAAAAAAATGCTGTCTATGTATGGCATTTGATTTTCCCGAAAAGGTGAAGGGTTATCTGTTAAACCCTGTCGAATCGTTCAAAAATTCGCGTGACGAAAGTTTCGGTGACGCTTTCAAGTATTTCCTGATTACTTTTGTAATCTATGTCGTTCTAAGCGCCATACTTCTCATGGCCGGGGTTTCAGGTCTGAATATGATCCCCGGATTCGGAGCTGCTTCAGCGGTATTCCTGATTGTACTGATACTTGTATTAGGCACCATAGGATTTTTTATAACCGGAATTATAACACACATATTCGTCCTTATTGCCGGGGGCAGAAAAGACCTTACACAGACCTATAAGGCAGTCGCATATTCACTTACACCGTCAATGCTTATCGGGTGGATACCAGTCATAAATTTTATAGCAGGAATCTGGTCTTTAATTCTCGAAGTTCTGGCAATACGTGAACTTCATGAAATCTCGACCGCAAGGGCAATAATTGCAGTATTTCTGCCTATAATCATAATGACAATTCTTGTATTCCTCCTTGTGGGATTCCTTACGATTGCTGCCGTAAGCGCAATGTAAGAAATATTTAAAATTTAAAGCAAAATAAAAAAAACATGTTTCGGCCGGAGGGATTCTCTCACCCGGCTTTTCTTTTCCTCAGGCCTTCAAAATAAGGCTGAAAATTTACTGTTTCCCGAAAAAGTCAGGGACAATTATATATATTATATAATGTGTTATAATCCTGCATGAGTACCTTAGAAAAGGTAAAGGGTTTTATAGTGAAGCCTACCGAGACTTTTTTGGCCTACAAAGACGAAAGCCTTGGGAAAGCCTACCAGTATTATGTGATTCTTCTCATAATATTTTCAGTACTTTACGGTATCGTATCAATTGCAACAGGTTTAAACTCGTTCAGCGAAGCAGTATCCATTGCAGGCAACTCAATGGGGCCGCAGTTTGGTGAGGCATTGTCAGCATTCAGCGGTTTTGCAACCACAATGAACATATTCATCATCTACCTGATGTTTGTCCTGAGCCTGTTCACTATCTTTCTGTCCGGGTTTATGATTCACTGCTTTGTTCTGCTCTTTGGAGGAGAAAAAGGCTACAGAATGACCTTTAAATCGGTATTCTATGCAAGCACACCGGCACTTCTTCTCGGGTGGATCCCGTTTGTCAACATAATCGCCTCAATATGGTACCTGATACTCCAGATAATAGGAATTAAGGCATATCACGAAATTTCAACAGGAAAAGCTGTTGCTGTCGTGCTTGTCCCGATAATACTTATTATCATAGGAATAGTCCTTTTCGGGGCTGTAATTGCGACATTTCTCTCTGGTATGATGTCCGCTGCCGGAATGCACCCGTGGTAAGTCCAAAAAACAACCTAATTTTTCCGGCATCATTTCCACTTTTTTTAATAATTAAACAAAGGTTTAAAAAACAATAAAGTATATATTGCAGGACCGGGATAAACGGGAGAATCTCTTGTAGCTTCTTCCCTCCTGAAGGTGTGGAGAATGAAAAAATCAGGCTTTTTGTTATTTATTGCAGCAGCCGTGTTATGCATAACAATGTGTACCCCGGCATCTGCTGTTCTTCTGGAGGAAAAATA of the Methanomicrobium sp. W14 genome contains:
- a CDS encoding type IV pilin N-terminal domain-containing protein, with translation MNSEDAVSPVVGVMLMLVVTIIIAAVVSGFAGGLIGSQDKSPTLSMDVTIANTGSYIGSGFTATVLGVSEPISTSDLKVVTSWSTTMKDNTDPGLTQAQKNMANGAIFTGGSTSLPNSANVICWAGMKTNAITNWSTAPFGIGVGIKNTNSGDPMGNASKSSINSTKTGWFGQYTLKEGVSMYAYPYGSNSGMAVGGVSGMAADSGYNGVTQYAYTLGQYNTGQADPVQAVLGSGWEQLRAGDTVNVKIIYTPTGAAIYNSNIAVED
- a CDS encoding type IV pilin N-terminal domain-containing protein, which gives rise to MMKNNDSAVSPVVGVMLMLVVTIIIAAVVSGFAGGFAQGQTKAPQATIQGEFSTTSGLKIIHAGGEAIPTTDMVITLKNGPTFGSNLEAMSTNALNLATVTDSNSVPVQYFNPETGAVDGYNITSFNPGDTFYVNIANCDPEKLQPTVAPYDGKKGYKVKFDGTHYTYDGFKTSFWNLCFVNQENIGKSFYLDVNDKSSGTLISRAVVTIKG
- a CDS encoding iron ABC transporter permease, which gives rise to MNKNENKKEICPAEITGKRISSTFFLDERVKDILKKATIYVVPFLLFFISLFWGRYMMDPSDVMTVLAGKTADTFFPFLNLQNTYNSINETVIMQIRLPRVIAAMLIGAGLSIAGASYQGLFRNPLVSPDILGVASGAGFGAALAILLYAGSFMTQVSAFVFAIAAVSLTCLIAKAYKGSGTLVLVLSGIIISALFSALLSALKYVADPYDTLPAIVFWLMGSLSSVSMSDVLSVAPPILIAGFVLYLIRWRINILSVSEEEARALGVDTKNLGRVIILCATVITASCVCISGIIGWVGLVIPHIARMLVGPDFKKLIPASILLGASYLLIVDDISRTLIETEIPIGILTALIGAPFFAYLLTRKKVGWL
- a CDS encoding YIP1 family protein, which codes for MSTLEKVKGFIVKPTETFLAYKDESLGKAYQYYVILLIIFSVLYGIVSIATGLNSFSEAVSIAGNSMGPQFGEALSAFSGFATTMNIFIIYLMFVLSLFTIFLSGFMIHCFVLLFGGEKGYRMTFKSVFYASTPALLLGWIPFVNIIASIWYLILQIIGIKAYHEISTGKAVAVVLVPIILIIIGIVLFGAVIATFLSGMMSAAGMHPW
- a CDS encoding YIP1 family protein, giving the protein MAFDFPEKVKGYLLNPVESFKNSRDESFGDAFKYFLITFVIYVVLSAILLMAGVSGLNMIPGFGAASAVFLIVLILVLGTIGFFITGIITHIFVLIAGGRKDLTQTYKAVAYSLTPSMLIGWIPVINFIAGIWSLILEVLAIRELHEISTARAIIAVFLPIIIMTILVFLLVGFLTIAAVSAM
- a CDS encoding TraR/DksA C4-type zinc finger protein; its protein translation is MTFRNADLPGFTVGMVKCSRCNEIVRDSKEVVTPDGEVLCKNCANGSYYYKV
- a CDS encoding DUF5658 family protein, whose protein sequence is MNGVIKMEWPIRSPPLYNPGGFSITVAGGLIVLAVLFSLDVATTQFILSNGGYELNIFMKAVAGTEIFHIAVKSAVFAIIAFAVVYSNSRLKNSGTIALAAIILWYAFVFAHNMVSVLAVL